One region of Oreochromis aureus strain Israel breed Guangdong linkage group 19, ZZ_aureus, whole genome shotgun sequence genomic DNA includes:
- the wdr89 gene encoding WD repeat-containing protein 89, whose translation MEGLEEKLKVLSIARRSCPEEPTYLLDVALQPSGLLAVSCSNFTIHLHNKDTLKQVGEYQGHNGRLCGVTFGHTSSDLLYSGSADGTVRVWDVRRPGTEAAQKFKSDPTHCYCSFDLSCSDTLLCAGTEQVDSEDSFLVFWDSRKPAGGLLGVYSESHSDDITQVRFHPRDKDRLASGSTDGLVNVFDLSRGAEEDALLATCNSDSSASSVCWSGADYTQLLCLSHDEGLHLWDLGQLDTDEPLTIFSTSDARSLTPLADGRGVDYLVGGRWLEDTQKLLVVGGKNNGDLHLMECNARGLHLLRSLEGGHASTVRCFLWDAVGEALFTGGEDAQLLLWKPGGEELTAGKRESMKSESALRLKSRPHKKHGYHREKKTA comes from the coding sequence ATGGAGGGTTTGGAGGAAAAGCTCAAAGTTCTGTCCATCGCTAGGCGGTCCTGTCCGGAGGAGCCCACGTACCTGCTGGATGTCGCCTTGCAGCCGAGTGGCCTTCTGGCAGTGTCCTGCTCCAACTTCACCATCCACCTGCACAACAAGGACACACTGAAGCAGGTGGGAGAATATCAAGGCCACAATGGGCGGCTCTGCGGGGTAACGTTTGGCCACACCTCCTCTGACCTCCTGTACTCTGGTTCTGCTGACGGGACGGTCCGGGTGTGGGATGTCCGCCGCCCCGGGACGGAGGCGGCCCAGAAATTTAAAAGCGATCCAACGCACTGTTACTGCAGCTTCGACCTGAGCTGCAGCGACACGCTCCTGTGTGCTGGCACTGAGCAAGTGGACAGTGAGGACAGCTTCCTCGTTTTCTGGGATTCCAGGAAACCAGCAGGTGGGCTTCTTGGGGTGTACTCTGAGTCGCACAGCGATGACATCACACAGGTGCGCTTCCATCCCCGGGATAAGGACCGCCTGGCTTCGGGCTCCACAGATGGCCTCGTTAATGTTTTCGACCTCAGCCGGGGGGCGGAGGAGGATGCGCTGCTTGCCACCTGCAACAGCGACTCGTCAGCCAGCTCGGTGTGCTGGTCCGGGGCCGACTACACCCAGCTGCTCTGCCTCAGCCACGATGAGGGGCTGCATCTGTGGGATTTGGGCCAGCTGGATACAGATGAGCCTCTCACCATCTTCAGCACCTCCGACGCTCGCAGCCTGACTCCACTGGCTGACGGACGAGGCGTCGATTACCTGGTGGGGGGGCGGTGGCTAGAGGACACCCAAAAGCTGCTGGTGGTCGGCGGGAAGAACAACGGAGACCTCCACCTGATGGAGTGTAACGCCAGGGGTCTTCATCTGCTCAGGAGCCTGGAGGGTGGCCACGCCTCAACGGTGCGCTGCTTCCTGTGGGATGCAGTAGGGGAGGCCTTGTTCACCGGGGGGGAGGATGCGCAGCTTTTGCTGTGGAAACCGGGTGGAGAGGAGCTCACAGCAGGGAAAAGGGAGTCTATGAAGAGCGAGTCAGCTCTCAGACTCAAATCCAGACCTCATAAAAAACATGGCTACCACAGAGAAAAGAAGACGGCATAG